From the genome of Thermogutta terrifontis, one region includes:
- the mads3 gene encoding methylation-associated defense system AAA family ATPase MAD3, with translation MIRLIEALHYRCLRYVRQPLQSFHVLVGPNASGKTTFLDVVGFLGRLVADGLQAALEERTANFQDLVWKRGVGPFELAVEARIPDAIRGRAPEMAWDTIRYEVCIGIHPETEIVSILEESVILKRWREPRPVPRELFPMEHTAPKSIMTHRVGGGDRRVVRKAASGLDHFYSEVGKESGKGWFPSIRLGPQKSAFGNLPEDQSTFPAATWFKTLLSEGVQPIVLNSLLMKRPSPPGQPRTFKPDGSNLPWIVTELRKNPTRWRQWIDHVRTALPEVRDITTVEREEDRHRYLVIEYENGLKIPSWMVSDGTLRLLALTILAYLPSLEGVYLIEEPENGIHPLAVATVIESLRSLYEAQVLVATHSPVILSLVEAGQLLCFKKTPDGATDVVTGSEHPKLRDWKKETDLGTLFASGILG, from the coding sequence ATGATTCGGCTCATTGAGGCCCTCCATTACCGGTGTCTTCGCTACGTGCGCCAGCCCTTGCAATCGTTCCACGTCCTGGTGGGACCGAATGCAAGTGGCAAGACGACATTTCTGGACGTTGTCGGTTTTCTGGGACGGCTTGTGGCGGACGGGCTGCAGGCAGCACTGGAAGAACGCACCGCTAATTTTCAGGACCTGGTTTGGAAAAGGGGTGTCGGCCCGTTTGAGCTGGCCGTGGAAGCGAGAATCCCGGATGCGATCAGGGGCCGGGCACCCGAAATGGCATGGGATACGATTCGCTACGAGGTCTGCATAGGAATACACCCTGAGACCGAGATCGTTTCCATCCTGGAAGAGTCGGTCATTCTTAAGCGGTGGCGGGAACCCCGGCCAGTTCCGAGGGAACTCTTCCCAATGGAGCACACGGCTCCCAAGTCGATCATGACGCATCGCGTGGGGGGAGGAGATCGCCGAGTCGTGCGGAAAGCTGCGAGCGGTCTCGATCATTTTTACAGCGAAGTGGGAAAAGAATCAGGGAAAGGATGGTTTCCTTCGATTCGGCTGGGACCTCAAAAAAGCGCGTTTGGCAATTTACCGGAAGACCAATCGACGTTTCCCGCAGCCACGTGGTTCAAAACGCTGTTGAGTGAGGGAGTCCAGCCGATTGTCCTTAACAGTTTGTTGATGAAGAGACCCAGTCCCCCTGGTCAGCCCCGAACATTCAAGCCTGACGGATCAAATCTTCCCTGGATCGTCACGGAACTTCGCAAAAACCCCACCCGGTGGCGACAATGGATCGACCACGTTCGGACAGCTCTTCCCGAGGTCCGGGACATTACAACCGTTGAACGCGAAGAGGATCGACACCGCTACCTCGTCATTGAATACGAAAACGGCTTGAAAATTCCTTCGTGGATGGTTTCCGACGGAACACTGCGACTGCTGGCTTTGACGATCCTCGCTTATCTTCCCTCCCTTGAGGGTGTCTATTTAATCGAGGAACCGGAGAACGGGATTCATCCCCTTGCTGTGGCCACTGTTATTGAGTCCCTCAGGTCGCTGTATGAGGCTCAGGTTCTGGTAGCGACCCATTCCCCGGTCATTTTAAGTTTGGTGGAAGCCGGCCAATTACTGTGCTTCAAAAAAACACCTGACGGGGCCACGGATGTGGTGACGGGCTCGGAACACCCCAAGCTTCGCGACTGGAAAAAAGAAACGGACCTGGGGACGCTTTTCGCGTCAGGCATTTTGGGATGA
- the mads4 gene encoding methylation-associated defense system protein MAD4: MSREMKDLIVLTGDPTMRIAVMALLRRHQALQIRPIVPDAAADVYEHPKRDPGVYREADVFLRPFVTQYRYALVMFDREGCGAEKTQGREEIEREVEAKLSKNGWQNRCSAIVIDPELEAWVWADSPHVARVLGWGSDLKKLRKWLEKEGYLDPGEAKPRRPKEAMQQALRLTRTPRSASLYEELAKKVGLSRCTDNAFRRLCTVLRTWFPPD, encoded by the coding sequence ATGAGCAGAGAAATGAAAGATCTCATCGTTTTGACAGGCGACCCAACAATGAGAATCGCTGTAATGGCGCTCCTCAGGCGGCATCAAGCCCTTCAAATCCGCCCGATTGTCCCGGATGCAGCGGCGGACGTTTATGAACATCCCAAGCGGGATCCAGGTGTGTATCGGGAAGCTGATGTATTTCTGCGGCCGTTTGTGACCCAGTATCGCTATGCCTTGGTCATGTTCGATCGTGAGGGATGTGGCGCGGAAAAGACGCAGGGGCGAGAGGAGATCGAAAGAGAGGTGGAAGCAAAGCTCAGCAAAAACGGCTGGCAAAACCGGTGTTCGGCCATCGTTATAGACCCTGAATTGGAAGCATGGGTGTGGGCAGATTCGCCTCATGTGGCAAGGGTGCTCGGGTGGGGATCCGACCTTAAAAAACTCCGGAAATGGTTGGAGAAAGAGGGTTATCTGGATCCCGGGGAAGCAAAACCTCGGCGCCCCAAAGAGGCCATGCAACAGGCGCTGCGGCTCACGCGAACGCCGCGCTCGGCGTCTCTTTACGAAGAGCTTGCTAAAAAGGTGGGTCTATCCCGGTGCACAGATAACGCCTTCAGAAGGCTTTGCACCGTCCTCAGGACGTGGTTTCCGCCTGATTGA
- the ispE gene encoding 4-(cytidine 5'-diphospho)-2-C-methyl-D-erythritol kinase has product MQVQRWHTSWVVHAPAKLNLFFEVLGRREDGYHLIETLVVPVNLYDTLVLEEIPGSDIVLDVKWVWKGDWAELCGKHSVPVDETNLVYRAARLIQQETAITRGVRIQLWKRIPTGAGLGGGSSDAAAALVALCQLWHVGVSPQTLHDWGARLGSDVPLFLEKGPSVCRGRGEIVEPVRPGPPLHAVVVKPPVSLATREVYGACRVPETPQPVTPLLQAWQRGDWASFGKRVFNRLEEPALRLAPGLAHLKQSLAQTGGLAVSLTGSGSCYFAVYSHREQALAAARRIQSTRLGAAFVVHSVV; this is encoded by the coding sequence ATGCAGGTCCAACGCTGGCATACATCGTGGGTCGTTCATGCCCCAGCGAAATTGAACCTTTTCTTCGAGGTGTTGGGGCGCCGCGAAGACGGCTACCACCTCATCGAGACCCTGGTCGTTCCCGTCAACCTCTATGATACCCTGGTGCTTGAGGAAATCCCGGGAAGCGACATCGTCCTGGACGTAAAATGGGTTTGGAAAGGGGATTGGGCGGAACTTTGCGGAAAGCATTCCGTGCCGGTGGATGAAACCAATCTTGTGTATCGTGCGGCACGCCTGATTCAGCAGGAAACGGCAATCACCCGCGGAGTGCGCATCCAGCTTTGGAAGCGTATTCCCACCGGCGCCGGGTTAGGTGGGGGATCTTCGGACGCGGCGGCTGCGCTGGTGGCTTTGTGCCAGTTGTGGCACGTCGGGGTGTCCCCCCAGACTCTGCACGACTGGGGTGCGCGGCTGGGGAGTGATGTTCCCCTCTTTCTCGAGAAGGGACCCAGCGTATGCCGCGGCCGAGGAGAAATTGTGGAGCCCGTCCGGCCGGGCCCGCCGCTTCATGCGGTGGTCGTCAAGCCGCCGGTGAGCCTGGCGACGCGGGAGGTGTATGGAGCTTGCCGGGTGCCGGAAACGCCGCAGCCAGTCACGCCGCTACTGCAGGCATGGCAGAGGGGTGATTGGGCCTCGTTCGGGAAACGGGTGTTCAACCGACTGGAGGAACCGGCGCTGCGTCTGGCGCCGGGGCTGGCCCACCTGAAGCAGTCGCTGGCTCAGACAGGGGGTTTGGCGGTCAGTTTGACGGGGAGCGGTTCGTGCTACTTCGCCGTGTACAGCCACCGCGAACAAGCCCTGGCCGCGGCGCGGCGGATCCAGTCAACCCGGCTCGGTGCTGCATTCGTCGTGCACTCGGTTGTGTGA